In Streptomyces camelliae, the sequence CGTCGAAGCCGCCCTGCCCCGGGAAGCACCGGTGATGGCGGCTCCACTGGAGGACGTCCATGGCCGGCAGCGGGGCGTCGGCGAGCTGGAGGAAGAAGATCTTCTCGCCGGGTATGTCCTCGATGCCCCGGAGGTCCGAGCCCCGGGAGAGGATGTGGAAGCTGTCCAGGCAGGTGCCGAGCGCCGGATGCCCGGCCGCCTCGACGATCCGCCACGCGTGGTCGTAACGGTTCACATGCCGCCCCCAGGCCAGCGCCTCGTACGCCACCCGGATCCCGGACTCCTGTGCCAGATCGGCGAGTTGCGCCAGCTGTTCGGTGGCGAGGGCGTCGTCGTCCAGGGCGAGCGGGGAGACGCTGGAGCACACGAGGACGGTGTCGGCGCCGAGCCGCTCCATCAGCTCGAACTTGTGCCGGGCGCGCCGGAGATTGCGGCTGAACACCTCCTGCGGGACGGCCTCGATGTCCCGCATCGGCTGGTACAGGTCGATGCTCAGGCCGAGATCGGCACAGCGGGCGCGTATCTCCTCGGGGGTGAGGGGGCTGGCGAGGAGGTCGTTCTCGAAGATCTCGACGCCGTCGAAGCCGGCCCGGGCGGCGGCGGTGAGCTTCTCGGTGAGGGAGCCGCTGAGGGAGACGGTGGCGATGGAGGTGTGCATCATCCGACGTGGCTCCCCGAGCGCTCCAGTCCGGCCAGCTCCTCGAAGTCGGCCAGCATCCGGCCGCTGTCCGGCTCCAGCCCGGTGAACAGCCGGAACGCGTCCGCGGCCTGGAACACGGCCATTCCGCCCCCGGGCAGCACGGCACAGCCGTGCTCCCGGGCGACCCGCACCAACGCGGTCTCCAGCGGCCGGTACACCACCTCCGCGACCCACAGCCCCGGCCGCAGCAGCTCGGCGGGCAGCGGCAGTCCGGGGTGGGCGGCCATACCCGTAGGGGTCGCGTGCACGAGACCGCCGGTGCCGTCGGCGTCGGCGAGCAGTGCCGGCAGCCGGTCGAGGGATGCCGCCTCGGCCCGGCCGGGGCCGAAGTGCCGTACGAGGGAGTCGGCGAGGCCGGCCGCCCGGCCGGGCAGCGCGTCCACCACCGTCACCCGCCCGGCGCCGAGGGTGAGCACGGCGTGTGCCACGGCCGCGCCGGCGCCGCCCGCGCCGAGCTGGACGACCCGCTCCAGCGGGGCGTCAGGCAGGCCGCGCGCGAAGGACGCGGCGAAACCGGTGACGTCGGTGTTGTGGCCGACGGCCCGGCCGCCGTCCTCGAAGACGACGGTGTTGACCGCGCCGAGCGCCTCGGCCCGCGGGTCGAGCGCGTCCAGGTGCTCGATGACGAGCTGCTTGCACGGGTGGGTGATGTTCAGCCCGTCGAAGCCGAGGTCACGGGCGGCGCGGACCAGGTCCCCCACGGCCTGCGGGGCCACACCGAGGACGTCGGTGTCGAGGAGCCGGTAGAGGTAGCGCAGGCCCTGGCGGTCGGCCTCCCGCTGGTGCAGGGCGGGGCTGAGCGAGGGGCCGATACCGGCGCCGATCAGCCCGACGAGATACGAGTCCTTGGCCACGCGAGCCTCCCGGGGCAGCGCTAATGTACGAACCAGTACGTTAGCTATATCAGCAGCGGGGGTCCCCGAGAAAGCCCCCGACGGCATCCGGGGCCCTGCTTCTACAATCACCGGCACCACGGACGAGCGCTCCGCCCAGGTGTCGTGTCCCCGGCCCGAAGGAAACCGATGACCAGCGTCGAAGAACCCCTGCGACCCGGCGGGCGGGTGCGCGACGCCGCCCGCACCAAGGCCGAGATCCTCGACGTGGCCACGCAGGAGTTCGCGCGGGCCGGCTACGACGGCGCCCGGGTCGACGAGATAGCGGCCCGCACCCGCACCACCAAGCGGATGATCTACTACTACTTCGGCGGCAAGGAACAGCTGTTCACAGCCGTGCTGGAGCGGGCGTACGGCGTGATCCGCGACGCCGAGCAGCAGCTCGACGTCGAGCATCTGGACCCGGTCGCGGCGATCCGGCGCCTGGCCGAGCTGACCCTCGACCATCACGAGCAGCACCCGGACTTCATCCGCCTGGTCAGCATCGAGAACATCCACGGCGCCGAGCACATCGCGGCCTCCGCGAAGCTCGGCCGGATCGGCTCCCCGGCCCTGGACGTGATCCGCCGGATCCTCGCCGCCGGACAGGAGTCCGGGCTGTTCACGGCCGACGTCGACGCGGTCGACCTGCACGCCATGATCAGCTCGTTCTGCTTCTTCCGGGTCGCCAACCGGGCCACCTTCGGCGCCCTGTTCGGCCGCGACCTGGTGGACCCCGGTCGGCGGGAGCACTACCGCACCATGCTCGGCGACATGGTGATCGCCTATCTGACGGCGGAGCGGGCGGACGCCTGAGGCCTGCGCCCGACGAGTTCGGGCGCCACCTCTTGACACAGGGGAAACACGCGCGCAACATCCCACCCACCACGACTAACTACCCAGTGGGTTAATTAGCAGCCGAGATCCGGCCCTCGCCCGCTCCCTCCCCTCGTCGCTCACTCCGCCCTCGTAGGGTGGAGTTCCCCCGAAGGAGCACCGCCGTGTCCGTCCCCGTCCCCACGCCTGCCTCCGAAGCCCCTCCAGGCCAGCCCTGGAAGGCGGCGACGGCCGCCTGGATCGGCAGCGCCCTGGAGTACTACGACTTCTTCGTCTACGGCAGCGCCGCCGCGCTGATCTTCCCGAAGGTGTTCTTCGACGCCTCCGACCCCGCCACCGCCACGCTGCTCTCACTCGCCACGTTCGGTGTCGCCTACGCCGCCCGGCCGCTCGGCGCGCTGGTCCTCGGGCATGTCGGCGACCGGGTCGGGCGCAAGAAGATCATGGTGTTCACGCTGCTCCTGATGGGTCTGTCGACGTTCCTGATCGGCTGTCTGCCCACCCGTGCCCAGGCCGGCTCGCTCGCCCCCGTGCTGCTCGTGCTCTGCCGCGTCCTGCAGGGCATATCGGCGGCCGGCGAGCAGGCCAGCGCCAGTTCCATGAGCCTGGAGCACGCGCCGCCGGACCGGCGTGGGTTCTTCACCAGTTTCACGCTCAGCGGCACCCAGGGCGGCCAGCTCATCGCCACCCTCGTCTTCATCCCGGTCTCCCGGCTGCCCGAGAACCAGCTGCTGTCCTGGGGCTGGCGGGTGCCGTTCTGGCTGAGCGTGGCGGTCGCCGTCGCCGGCTTCGTCATCCGGCGCCGGCTGCGCGAGACCCCGGCCTTCGCGAAGCAGGCGGCGACCGAGGGCGTGGTGCGGCTGCCGCTCGCGGTGCTGCTGCGCGAGCACTGGGCCGATGTGCTGCGGGTGATCGCGGGCGCGCTCATCGCCTCGGTCAGCACGATCTTCACGGTGTGGGCGCTGGCGTACGCCACCAGCGACGCGGTCGGCATGTCCCGTACCTCGATGCTGTGGGTCGGCGCCCTCGCCAACCTGGTCGCGCTCGGCGCGATCCCGCTGTGGGCGACGCTGTCGGACCGGATCGGGCGCCGG encodes:
- a CDS encoding MFS transporter, translating into MSVPVPTPASEAPPGQPWKAATAAWIGSALEYYDFFVYGSAAALIFPKVFFDASDPATATLLSLATFGVAYAARPLGALVLGHVGDRVGRKKIMVFTLLLMGLSTFLIGCLPTRAQAGSLAPVLLVLCRVLQGISAAGEQASASSMSLEHAPPDRRGFFTSFTLSGTQGGQLIATLVFIPVSRLPENQLLSWGWRVPFWLSVAVAVAGFVIRRRLRETPAFAKQAATEGVVRLPLAVLLREHWADVLRVIAGALIASVSTIFTVWALAYATSDAVGMSRTSMLWVGALANLVALGAIPLWATLSDRIGRRPVFLIGAIGSAAAMAGYLWAISTGSYALTLTLGIVAFGLVYSAANGVWPAFYGEMFATRVRLSGVAIGTQTGFAVAGFAVTFAAGIAGPGGDDWGAVALFTAALCIPPVIAALSARETHTVPTELLGEREGRQPAGVERVTA
- a CDS encoding TetR family transcriptional regulator; this encodes MTSVEEPLRPGGRVRDAARTKAEILDVATQEFARAGYDGARVDEIAARTRTTKRMIYYYFGGKEQLFTAVLERAYGVIRDAEQQLDVEHLDPVAAIRRLAELTLDHHEQHPDFIRLVSIENIHGAEHIAASAKLGRIGSPALDVIRRILAAGQESGLFTADVDAVDLHAMISSFCFFRVANRATFGALFGRDLVDPGRREHYRTMLGDMVIAYLTAERADA
- a CDS encoding shikimate dehydrogenase, which translates into the protein MAKDSYLVGLIGAGIGPSLSPALHQREADRQGLRYLYRLLDTDVLGVAPQAVGDLVRAARDLGFDGLNITHPCKQLVIEHLDALDPRAEALGAVNTVVFEDGGRAVGHNTDVTGFAASFARGLPDAPLERVVQLGAGGAGAAVAHAVLTLGAGRVTVVDALPGRAAGLADSLVRHFGPGRAEAASLDRLPALLADADGTGGLVHATPTGMAAHPGLPLPAELLRPGLWVAEVVYRPLETALVRVAREHGCAVLPGGGMAVFQAADAFRLFTGLEPDSGRMLADFEELAGLERSGSHVG